A stretch of Halichondria panicea chromosome 1, odHalPani1.1, whole genome shotgun sequence DNA encodes these proteins:
- the LOC135352492 gene encoding uncharacterized protein LOC135352492, whose protein sequence is MYLSEVCHELEEAMGVVVTPPTICRLLRRYGITRKKIQQVALQRPVCKYGYAIRGLAPQNKRLLSRGQKVNAIAGMSTDGVVAVEVIKSNVDAEVFFDYARRSLIPNMLPFNGSNPCSIVIMDNLSELTRGQSSSRKWFRYRNGRITASRFHAVLHTNLQKPSQSLLKSICYAEMNAHSFRSAACEWGCSHEKDALEAYELSMKDLHTHFKVECCGFFVSQMQHYLGGTPDSVVSCDCHGQGVVEVKCPYCARDSSVSIQAKENRRFCLETVENGSIRLKPAHPYYYQCQLQMFVSGWNYCDFVVWTKQSTHVERINIDDNLLSQSLPIAKEFFYKCILPELLGKWYTRQSATRIQSTEERPVDDLDDGTWCLCNEVLGGEMVRCDNESCQTRWYHLVCLKLSVAPQKWLCPTCRRK, encoded by the exons CTCTCCAAAG ACCAGTTTGTAAGTATGGATATGCAATAAGAGGATTGGCACCACAGAATAAACGCCTGTTGAGTCGTGGGCAAAAAGTTAATGCTATTGCTGGCATGAGCACTGATGGTGTAGTAGCTGTTGAAGTTATTAAGTCTAATGTTGATGCGGAAGTGTTCTTTGACTATGCAAGACGATCCCTCATACCAAACATGCTACCATTCAACGGATCTAATCCTTGTTCAATTGTTATAATGGACAATTTGTCT GAACTAACCAGAGGTCAATCTTCATCAAGAAAGTGGTTTAGGTACCGTAATGGTAGGATCACTGCATCTCGATTTCATGCAGTATTACACACAAACCTACAAAAACCTTCACAATCACTTTTAAAGAGTATTTGCTATGCAGAAATGAATGCCCACTCTTTTCGTAGCGCCGCTTGTGAATGGGGCTGCTCACACGAAAAGGATGCTTTGGAAGCGTATGAGTTATCGATGAAAGATCTACATACTCACTTTAAAGTCGAATGTTGCGGATTTTTTGTTTCACAAATGCAGCATTACTTAGGCGGTACCCCTGATAGTGTAGTATCTTGTGATTGCCATGGTCAAGGAGTTGTTGAGGTTAAATGTCCCTACTGCGCTAGGGATTCAAGTGTTTCAATACAAGCAAAAGAAAACCGACGATTTTGTCTTGAAACAGTAGAAAATGGATCAATCCGACTAAAGCCAGCACATCCATACTACTATCAATGTCAACTTCAAATGTTTGTTTCAGGATGGAACTATTGTGACTTTGTTGTGTGGACAAAACAAAGCACACATGTCGAACGCATTAACATAGATGACAATCTTTTGTCACAATCTTTACCAATCGCAAAGGAATTCTTCTATAAGTGTATATTACCAGAGTTGCTTGGGAAATGGTACACGCGACAATCAGCCACCCGTATCCAATCTACAGAAGAACGACCAGTAGATGATCTTGATGATGGTACATGGTGCCTTTGCAACGAAGTGCTAGGTGGTGAAATGGTTCGATGCGACAATGAGTCTTGCCAAACAAGATGGTACCATTTAGTGTGTTTAAAACTAAGTGTTGCGCCACAAAAATGGCTTTGCCCTACATGTAGAAGAAAATAG
- the LOC135352497 gene encoding uncharacterized protein LOC135352497: protein MVNFCAVFGCSHRSDRELGCRFFRFPTTTSKTRTPRGVTIKERQLAWLHAIRREDLTQANIGNSHVCGCHFVQGHPANLRETKNIDWIPTLNLGYTVFDSSNTESVRKREERVIDRTQRREQREEDLEQAETVQEIQDVHVIGVATQTDLTQEKLDMLETDYQQRLRDIREMGVRLSVISGNGFPCEEALSKDNQLVNSFTGVSSFEVLKVVFKFVAPAVTVTSLYTGSPFSVLYHNRSIR, encoded by the exons ATGGTGAACTTCTGTGCTGTGTTTGGCTGCAGTCATAGATCTGACAGGGAATTAGGCTGCAG GTTCTTCAGATTTCCAACAACTACATCCAAGACTCGTACTCCTAGAGGTGTGACCATAAAGGAACGGCAGCTCGCATGGTTACATGCTATACGCCGTGAGGACCTTACACAAGCTAACATTGGGAATTCTCATGTCTGTGGTTGTCATTTCGTTCAAGGTCATCCTGCTAATCTAAGAGAAACGAAGAACATTGACTGGATACCAACACTTAACCTTGGCTATACAGTCTTCGACTCATCCAATACTGAGTCTGTGAg GAAACGTGAAGAGCGGGTGATTGACCGAACACAGAGACGAGAACAGCGTGAAGAAGACTTGGAGCAAGCTGAGACAGTACAAGAGATACAAGACGTGCATGTTATCGGTGTAGCAACACAGACAGACCTCACTCAAGAAAAACTTGATATGCTTGAAACTGATTACCAGCAACGGTTGAGAGATATTAGAGAAATGGGGGTGAGACTAAGCGTGATTAGTGGAAATGGGTTCCCTTGTGAAGAGGCTCTATCTAAAGACAACCAGCTGGTTAATTCCTTCACTGGTGTCTCCTCATTTGAAGTATTGAAAGTTGTGTTTAAATTTGTAGCCCCAGCTGTAACCGTTACTAGCCTctatacaggctctcctttttctgttctttatcacaatcgttcaataagataa
- the LOC135352500 gene encoding uncharacterized protein LOC135352500 → MRRRVYDLPRKFEEARINDYNPLLLYLWKANVDVQYIAETSMALTGYITAYVTKAEKSAMQSNFEDLSSSGTLYGKMWKFTKECLKNRESGTYEVGDNLRGDPLNEKSNTVQYVNAKLPTKRNRKLKTYAELKRMKPNSTDMFTPSLIDVHYPNRPDRLSSMCLHDFVAHIDWYGDGAGEKTYRRLVKPRVIRNPKYKTSQKEQEQAGLLLLFVPYTDESDLLEDGETPKTLFERRQNKGLLNHHTKLQKMLECNRRMREISDTRKRKRLDPPKKEDEKKDDDDDEDVLLQGMAKSHLDRHLELDLDVDPVTLDKRLSMLNEDQCRVYEKISSHLLHERDHENGACKCSNLKPLQMFVSGVGGTGKSLLIQALRAFVKDTWPDLANASAVAAPTGLAACNVNGVTTYQLFQLPIEHDSKTALYWELPKETLKYLRQQLKNVKVFIIDKVSMVSSFNLTYIHLRLDEIYGGNEWFGARTMLFVGDILQLPPVTGAPVFQNIPSKILSLRIGCIGSTNIWKSTVVYDELTINERQKGDKLYTDMLDGGFPSKQAISLLTQRVFDVPVLEKYEQLIRKGKKPICLFSTRKACAEVNSDLLKTLDSEVIALRCKDVIDESACADLEWNKKAENRLKEMNKDSSLTAGLEEVLLLAVGARVMLRRNLSTEDGLVNGAIGTVLEITNRYVNVKFDRVAKPYKVTRVSNRFCVLKKFYISRNQFPLIVAYAVTIHKSQGLSLDCAIIDLSDSVFGEGMAYVALSRVRSIDGVHLSSFTPDSIMASRTCVEECNRLKRAFRPDLAMYELPIAKSQKKRKMTAGVVVPPAKRQCNKASKVRKTTAAADVVPPAKKQCNKASKVRKTTADFVIPPAKRQCKVERNVPSNVRKPPVKKAACLIVDDPENLGEKFPFNPLDKVEQKSVCSLLQIQYNSRNTVSAGGPDIALTPPDLNSLIDTLGDGACMFRAMSVIITGYESQHHVRQAIVKHMCDF, encoded by the coding sequence ATGAGGCGACGAGTGTACGATCTTCCCAGAAAATTTGAGGAAGCTAGAATCAACGATTACAATCCCTTGCTGCTGTACCTATGGAAAGCCAATGTAGACGTCCAGTACATAGCCGAAACCAGCATGGCGCTCACTGGTTACATTACGGCGTACGTCACAAAAGCAGAGAAAAGCGCCATGCAAAGCAATTTTGAGGACCTGTCTAGCTCGGGCACCCTCTACGGTAAAATGTGGAAGTTTACAAAAGAATGTCTAAAAAACAGAGAATCGGGCACGTACGAGGTAGGTGACAACCTCAGAGGTGACCCCCTGAACGAGAAATCAAACACGGTTCAGTACGTCAACGCCAAACTACCAACCAAACGCAATAGAAAGCTGAAAACCTATGCTGAGCTAAAAAGAATGAAACCCAACAGCACTGACATGTTCACCCCTAGTCTAATAGACGTGCACTATCCAAACAGGCCAGACAGACTGTCCTCCATGTGCTTGCACGACTTTGTTGCACACATTGACTGGTACGGAGACGGGGCGGGTGAGAAAACGTACAGGAGGCTGGTCAAACCTCGTGTAATCCGTAACCCCAAGTACAAGACCAGCCAAAAAGAGCAGGAGCAAGCCGGTCTCCTCCTGCTCTTTGTCCCGTACACTGACGAGAGTGACCTCCTCGAAGACGGAGAGACACCTAAAACGTTGTTCGAGAGGAGGCAGAACAAAGGCCTCCTTAATCACCACACCAAGCTCCAGAAGATGCTGGAATGTAACAGAAGAATGAGAGAAATCTCTGACACCAGAAAGCGGAAACGTCTAGATCCTCCGAAAAAGGAGGACGAAAAAAAAGACGATGACGACGACGAAGACGTCCTGCTCCAGGGTATGGCTAAATCACACTTGGATCGCCACCTGGAGCTTGACCTAGACGTAGACCCCGTAACGCTGGACAAGAGACTGTCCATGCTAAACGAAGACCAGTGCAGGGTTTACGAAAAAATCAGTAGCCATTTGTTGCACGAACGAGACCACGAAAACGGGGCCTGTAAATGTTCGAACCTCAAACCGTTGCAAATGTTTGTTAGTGGTGTGGGGGGAACGGGCAAGTCCTTACTCATTCAAGCGCTCAGAGCGTTTGTCAAAGACACGTGGCCGGATTTAGCCAATGCCAGTGCAGTAGCCGCCCCGACGGGCCTAGCAGCTTGTAACGTAAACGGTGTGACCACCTACCAGCTCTTTCAGTTGCCCATAGAGCACGACAGTAAAACTGCATTGTACTGGGAGCTGCCCAAAGAAACACTCAAGTACCTCAGGCAGCAGTTAAAAAATGTGAAGGTGTTCATAATTGACAAGGTGTCCATGGTGTCCAGCTTTAACCTAACGTACATACACCTGAGACTAGACGAGATCTACGGTGGTAACGAGTGGTTTGGGGCTAGAACAATGCTCTTTGTGGGAGACATCCTCCAGCTACCACCCGTTACCGGTGCACCAGTGTTCCAAAACATTCCCTCAAAAATACTTTCGCTCAGAATAGGTTGCATAGGGTCCACAAACATTTGGAAAAGCACTGTAGTGTACGACGAGCTGACCATTAATGAGAGACAAAAAGGGGACAAATTGTACACGGACATGCTCGACGGGGGATTTCCTAGCAAACAGGCAATCTCTCTCCTGACCCAACGCGTCTTTGATGTGCCTGTGCTAGAAAAATACGAGCAACTAATACGCAAGGGTAAAAAACCCATCTGTCTGTTCTCCACTAGAAAAGCGTGTGCAGAAGTCAACTCTGACCTTTTGAAAACTCTAGACAGCGAGGTAATAGCACTGCGCTGTAAAGATGTCATAGACGAGAGTGCCTGCGCCGACTTGGAGTGGAACAAGAAGGCAGAAAACCGCCTAAAAGAAATGAACAAAGACAGCAGCTTGACGGCTGGTCTGGAGGAAGTGCTCCTCCTGGCAGTCGGTGCTCGCGTGATGTTGAGACGAAACCTGTCGACCGAAGACGGTCTTGTAAACGGAGCAATAGGCACCGTTCTTGAAATCACTAACAGGTACGTAAATGTCAAATTTGACCGAGTCGCGAAACCTTACAAAGTAACTAGAGTTTCTAACCGATTTTGTGTCCTTAAAAAATTCTACATTTCAAGAAACCAATTCCCTCTAATAGTGGCTTATGCAGTCACCATACACAAAAGCCAAGGTCTCTCGCTCGACTGCGCCATCATTGACCTTTCTGACAGTGTGTTTGGTGAGGGCATGGCGTATGTGGCGTTGTCCAGAGTTAGATCCATAGACGGTGTACACCTGTCTTCCTTTACACCCGACTCCATCATGGCCTCTAGAACATGCGTGGAGGAGTGTAACAGACTCAAGAGGGCGTTCAGGCCAGACTTAGCCATGTACGAATTGCCTATTGCAAAATCCCAAAAAAAGAGGAAAATGACTGCTGGTGTTGTTGTCCCGCCAGCCAAACGGCAGTGTAATAAGGCCAGTAAGGTTAGGAAAACGACTGCTGCTGCTGATGTTGTCCCACCAGCCAAAAAGCAGTGTAATAAGGCCAGTAAGGTTAGGAAAACGACCGCTGATTTTGTTATCCCGCCAGCCAAACGGCAGTGTAAAGTTGAAAGAAACGTCCCCAGTAATGTTAGGAAACCTCCAGTTAAAAAGGCTGCTTGCCTAATAGTCGACGATCCCGAGAATCTCGGTGAAAAATTTCCTTTCAACCCTCTAGACAAGGTTGAACAGAAATCAGTGTGTTCGCTGCTGCAAATTCAGTACAACAGCAGAAATACCGTCTCTGCTGGCGGACCAGACATTGCCCTGACTCCGCCCGATCTTAACTCCCTTATCGACACGTTGGGGGATGGAGCGTGCATGTTCAGGGCAATGTCTGTGATCATTACCGGCTATGAAAGTCAACACCATGTCAGACAAGCCATTGTAAAGCATATGTGTGATTTTTAA
- the LOC135340449 gene encoding uncharacterized protein LOC135340449 isoform X2, with protein sequence MVAEFVDNHCPHLVRFTPNNYPPLLTPPTNTCFDCDRPLVSNHSCHIKCYSLNGFVRGRKCTLRCKACNITYNYAHFGNKSENGFRMYSQTQTYVEVSDTVYFSRDLLEWQCSLANHSWVSFQGFAESYNTALEIPPDEELSPYIVGEAFYNGEVENELRRVNKIDYRFHKDSEREECMERIEEVRRQSIYHHKEDTCTAECKKRGCGQLWVTDGIWKTVFPHCMFKVEQISDGIPALNLPDVCTNSPIRNKAFCEEHCLLLQNEAPDVPIDLRQFLKYCGAQAVENEEECEGDTDTVDAVVNSIKVNTNQFGTSATTSQGTAALIEKHPELVRSTVYDDPNERVCRKDTGKSKRLRKWSRGHQFVIRGGGHIDTWQPLYRSESPSQVFLILIQWLLSLAKSRGGIGKPISLAYDNMCNLAKLKAARAPLPFTPPLDRLWLDVNKIIDVFHFQNHVSPDCKLKFSPAELKSENPDFNTQAGEQTFVWVHRFSHILCSMNKVHHLFISTEWC encoded by the exons ATGGTGGCTGAATTTGTCGATAACCACTGCCCACACCTTGTACGATTTACTCCGAATAACTACCCTCCATTGTTGactccacccacaaacaccTGTTTTGACTGTGACCGACCATTGGTGTCTAATCATTCTTGCCAT ATAAAGTGTTACTCTCTGAATGGTTTTGTCAGAGGAAGAAAGTGTACGCTAAGGTGTAAAGCTTGCAACATAACTTATAACTATGCTCACTTTGGAAACAAGTCTGAGAATGGATTCCGTATGTACTCCCAAACTCAAACATATGTTGAAGTGTCTGACACCGTTTATTTTTCAAGGGATTTGTTGGAGTGGCAGTGTAGCCTTGC TAATCACTCTTGGGTTTCCTTTCAAGGGTTTGCTGAAAGTTACAATACTGCTTTAGAGATACCACCAGATGAAG AGCTTAGTCCCTATATTGTTGGGGAAGCCTTCTATAATGGAGAAGTGGAGAATGAGTTGAGACGAGTCAATAAGATCGACTATCGTTTCCATAAAGACAGTGAGAGAGAGGAGTGTATGGAAAGGATTGAAGAAGTAAGGCGGCAATCTATATACCACCACAAAGAAGACACGTGTACTGCTGAATGCAAGAAAAGag GTTGTGGTCAACTGTGGGTTACAGATGGAATTTGGAAGACTGTTTTCCCACACTGCATGTTCAAAGTTGAG CAAATCAGTGATGGAATTCCAGCTCTCAATTTACCTGATGTGTGTACAAACTCCCCAATTCGCAATAAGGCGTTTTGCGAGGAACACTGTCTTTTGCTACAGAATGAAGCTCCTGATGTACCTATTGATCTGAGACAGTTTCTCAAATATTGTGGTGCTCAAGCAGTTG AAAATGAAGAGGAGTGTGAGGGTGACACTGATACTGTTGATGCAGTTGTGAACTCTATTAAAGTCAATACAAACCAATTTGGAACATCTGCTACCACCTCACAAG GTACTGCAGCTTTAATTGAGAAGCATCCTGAACTAGTACGAAGTACTGTGTATGATGACCCTAATGAACGAGTTTGCAGGAAAGATACGGGTAAATCCAAACGGTTGAGGAAGTGGTCTAGAGGGCACCAATTTGTCATCAGAGGGGGTGGTCATATTGACACTTGGCAACCATTGTACAG gtCTGAATCGCCATCACAAGTTTTCTTAATTTTGATTCAATGGCTGCTGTCTCTAGCTAAGTCTCGTGGTGGTATTGGGAAGCCTATCTCATTGGCCTATGACAACATGTGCAATTTAGCAAAGCTGAAGGCTGCTCGTGCTCCTCTACCATTTACTCCGCCATTGGACCGTTTGTGGCTTGATGTCAACAAAATCATTGATGTGTTTCATTTTCAAAACCATGTGTCTCCAGATTGTAAATTAAAGTTTTCTCCTGCTGAACTGAAGAGCGAGAATCCTGACTTCAATACACAGGCTGGGGAGCAGACATTTGTTTGGGTACATCGGTTTAGTCACATTCTGTGCTCAATGAACAAGGTTCACCACCTTTTTATCTCCACCGAATGGTGTTAA